The following DNA comes from Lonchura striata isolate bLonStr1 chromosome 4, bLonStr1.mat, whole genome shotgun sequence.
CCTCAGGAGAGAGCACTAATGGAAAACCTGGGAACGAAGATGAAGTATCCTGGTCTGGTACCAGGTCATGCAAGAGCCAGAGCACAGCCAGAACAGCTGTGTATGTACAAGTGAATGGAAAGAGTAGGACGCAGAAAATCAAAGTGTTAAGGTGAGCCACCAAATGGCCTTAGCAACTTTTACAGCAACAGATTTACAGCAGCTCCCAGTTTAACTTATCAAAATGCAGTTGCCAATGGGGAActcaaaaggggaaaaagccTTTTAATAGACATTCTTCCTTCTGTCCTACTGCTACAACAGCCAAGAGAGTTGCTTATCCCCACATGggttattttctttgcttcaggTATCTCAGTTGTTTCATAGAGAACACAGatgaacaaaataattaaataatacatATTCATTATGAGAGGACCAGAGATAAGTGACATTTTTAAATTGCATCTTGTCTTCAGATTATTTTGctaaaaataacttaaaaaataaccaaatcacagacactgaaaaaattataattcaaGCCAAGTCTTGGGATCCCAGTTTTGAGTTCTGCAATCTGCACCCTCTGTACAGACAATTACAGTCACTCTTGAGAGTTCAGCAATTGGTATATCACCTGACTTCTTATTTTGTGCATGTCTGGTAGGTGAAATACCGTATAAAAGGCAGGCTCACTCATATATCTGTATAAGAAATAGATTAGTTTTCTTCTACTAGTGCACTGTCTGGGATGACCCCTCTCTCTAGTAAGTTCTCTTATCTATTCAGTTGGAAAAACTGTGAGTGTTGCAATTTATAGAACCTGAAAAAATTAGTAGTGTTACACCAAAACAGAAATTATCATGAGAACACATATTtgcttaaaatgaaaaatattaagaaatacaCATAAgcaaatttttgtatttttataaaatataaataaagtcTGAATTCTATCATTAGAATCcatgaaaagaaacagagatcTATTTCAATATGAAAGTTATCTTTACAGTGCTTACAATTGCTTTCTGCCTCTGTCTCTCCCTTTGCTTGGCCCTTTCAGATTCCCGTTTTTCATACTCTTTGCGGTATTCTTCCCTCTTCAGCCTTTCATGCTGATATTCCTCATAGCTGTCATATCTAGGAAACACAACTTAGTCATCAAATCAAGCACCTGCATTTGTGAATGTAAAATTAGAAATACAATTACTGGAATGCTTTATTTTCCCAAGCAATTAGAgaaaggacaagaggaaatggcttcaaactcCACCAGAGGAAGTTCAGGTTGGAtacaaggaagaatttctttgctGGAAAGGTGATTAGGCATTAGAATgagttgcccagggaagtggtggagtcaccatccctggaagtcttcAAGAAATGAGTAGATGTGCTGCAGTTTAGGTGACATGGAGGTGTTTAGCCACAGGTTGGACTCAGTAaactcagaggtcttttccagcatTAATAATTCTATGAATCTACGATTATCTCCTGAGAACAGCTGCAAAGCATACCAAATGCAGGCCGAAGGCACTACCTGGGTCTGCGACTGCACGGTGATCTGGACCGCGATCTTCCACCTAAGGGAGAACTTCTGTATGCTCGGTGTCTACAGTGGCTGGACTCACAATAGCAACAAGATCTGCAGGAAGAAACACATTCACCTCTGTCATTCCATTTGAGTCTATTGACACCATTTTCTACCTCTTCCCTGAACTTACAATTTCTTCTAAGCTACCGGTGGGATTTTCCAGTGACAGTTTGCAATCTCCTAGTCAACTAAGGGGCCTCAAGTGATTTCTCCCCTCCTGGCACTTCAGTAATTTTCCTTATTGAGGCTAACACAGAGCAGACAGTCAGCCATTGTCAACTCCATCTGATAGAGGCCGTAGCAAGATTGGCACCAGGCAGCTCACAGATAATGGGGAAGGTTAGTTATGTGCATCTCTCACCAATTCCTCTGCCTCTGACCTGACTGCCTCCACTCCAAAGGCATAACCTGGCAATTTCACAGGATATTGGAAACAAGTGTTTCTGTAGCAAACCTGTAACTTTCAGAGTTAATCAGCTCAGTAGCAACAGAATGAGTTGCACTGGATTAAGttatttcttgcctttttttatttctttcccataAGTTTCTTACAGTTTTTGCTGTTTGCCTTATTAACTACAATGATCATACATGAATTTGCTGTACCATACCTTGAAGAGGATCTACTACAGGGCGACCTTGATCTCGATCGGGAATATGGAGAACGGGAACAAGACCTGCGTTGAGGAAAGGACCTTGATCTAGAGTGTGTCCTTTGGGATCTTTGAGAAAATAAGGATTTGGGTGGAGACACTGAATCTCTGCATGGAGAGTTAAAAGAAGAGCAAGAAGGCGATACATCAAATAATGAATAGGCTTGTGTCCCATCCCAAGGGTAGCATAGTTTATCACTTTCATCTTCACTGTCATCAAACAGACCATCCATTGCTAGTCCTGAATTTATAAACATAGGTAGTTTGGAGAATTGTTCATTACTGTAATCACTGTCCCTTAGTTCTCTGCTCTTATCTACTTCTTCATCAAAAACAGCTTGGCTGGGGTGACCAAAATGCTTATTCAGTTCAGCCCGAATTTCCTGGTCTTGGAGCTGTTTTCTGTTATTACCATGGGATCCCTGCTTATTTGTCTGTAAAGTCTCTTTCTTGAAATTCTGGTCTTGTTCTAAAGAAGAACAAATCTGACACTGCCACCCAGGTGAAGAATCCTTAAATTCTGGTTGTCTGGAGTCCTGAAGTTCCTGGGATATTTTAATGTGTATTTCCGATTTTGAATTCACAGATTGACAGTAGTCATGGTCACCAAACAGCCGCAAACTGGGCCGTTTTGTCTTTCTCTCCTCATGTCCACTGGACAGTACTGTAGTCTCGCTAAGCTGTGTGTACAGCTCAGGCTCGTCTGGACCCTTCTTGACTGGGTTATTTCCTGGAGAACCAGAAGACTCACTATAGCGGGGCTTTTTTGAAGGTGGTACAACAGTCTTGCATGATGACTTCAGTTTAGGTGAAGTCCTAAAAGGATTATCTTGGTTGGCTTTATGAGGAGGGGTTGTCGGTGGAGTTAGGCCTACAGGGAGTAAAAGGAGGTACAGAATGCTTTTAAGCACACATACAATGTTTATAAAGGTGGCTCATATGCTTCTTAAAATAGATATAAAGCAAGACCCATTTTATGTCACTTCAACACTGCCAATACTGAGAATAAAACTACCAAACGTCTAGTAACAACAATAGCAACAATACTAATGCATTACCATCAATCTCCAGCATAATTTCTGCCCCTCCCCTTCCTCCATGACATCCGCCCCTCTCTCTGTAGGTTTTGATAGAAAAGATCAAGAGATAAAACCCCAAAGACGTTTTTGTTAAATACAAAATAGATTTTGATGTAAAAATGAAAAGTCAAAAGATTGGCACCA
Coding sequences within:
- the PPARGC1A gene encoding peroxisome proliferator-activated receptor gamma coactivator 1-alpha isoform X4 — protein: MCLWLPAAWLKKLLLAPANTQLNYNECSGLSTQNHANTNHRIRTSPVVVKTENSWSNKAKSICQQQKPQRRPCSELLKYLTTNDDPPHTKPAENRNSSKEKCTSKRKPHLQSQTNHLQAKPTSLSLPLTPESPNDPKGSPFENKTIEQTLSVELSGTAGLTPPTTPPHKANQDNPFRTSPKLKSSCKTVVPPSKKPRYSESSGSPGNNPVKKGPDEPELYTQLSETTVLSSGHEERKTKRPSLRLFGDHDYCQSVNSKSEIHIKISQELQDSRQPEFKDSSPGWQCQICSSLEQDQNFKKETLQTNKQGSHGNNRKQLQDQEIRAELNKHFGHPSQAVFDEEVDKSRELRDSDYSNEQFSKLPMFINSGLAMDGLFDDSEDESDKLCYPWDGTQAYSLFDVSPSCSSFNSPCRDSVSPPKSLFSQRSQRTHSRSRSFPQRRSCSRSPYSRSRSRSPCSRSSSRSCCYCESSHCRHRAYRSSPLGGRSRSRSPCSRRPRYDSYEEYQHERLKREEYRKEYEKRESERAKQRERQRQKAIEERRVIYLGKIRPDTTRTELRDRFEVFGEIEECTVNLQDDGDSYGFITYRYTCDAFAALENGYTLRRSNEPDFELYFCGRKQFCKSNYADLDSNSDDFDPASTKSKYDSMDFDSLLKEAQRSLRR